Proteins encoded together in one Chitinophaga lutea window:
- a CDS encoding Gfo/Idh/MocA family oxidoreductase, producing MTQFNINRRHFLKGATASLVLSALGADALALVHPAKPYRVGLIGAGWYGKSDLFRLIQVAPVEVIALCDVDKNMLTEAGNMVSQRQPSRKIPKLYGDYRKMLAENQLDIVLIGSPDHWHALQAIEAMKAGAHVYVQKPISVDVLEGEAMVAAARKYKRVVQVGTQRKSTPHLIDAKKNIVDAGLLGKVSHVEMCCYYHMRANGNPPVQAVPDFLDYEMWTGPAPLRPYDGLPHTRWWRTFSEYGNGIMGDMCIHMLDTVRWMLQLGWPKRISSTGGIYVQKEGKSNIADTQTAIFEYDGLNCVWQHRTWGTPVDPDYPWAFKIFGDKGTLMASTMRYDFVPQGQGEKIHKDVVYEKEKYPEDVNEPRIELNAAPATRLHMLDFLAAIGANARPVADIEEGHISTASCIIANLSMQTGRPLVYDPAQRIIVGDQEATALLKRPYRQPWKHPSLTL from the coding sequence ATGACACAGTTCAACATCAACCGCCGCCACTTTCTGAAAGGCGCCACCGCTTCCCTTGTTTTATCTGCTTTGGGCGCCGATGCGCTCGCGCTTGTCCATCCCGCCAAACCTTACCGTGTAGGGCTGATCGGCGCCGGCTGGTACGGCAAAAGCGACCTGTTCCGGCTCATACAGGTAGCGCCGGTGGAGGTGATCGCCCTCTGCGACGTGGACAAAAACATGCTGACGGAAGCCGGCAACATGGTGAGCCAGCGCCAGCCCTCCCGCAAAATACCGAAGCTCTACGGCGACTATCGCAAGATGCTGGCGGAAAACCAGCTCGACATTGTGCTGATCGGCAGCCCCGACCACTGGCATGCCCTCCAGGCCATCGAAGCCATGAAAGCGGGCGCGCACGTATATGTGCAGAAACCGATCAGTGTGGATGTGCTGGAAGGGGAAGCCATGGTAGCGGCAGCGCGTAAATACAAGCGGGTGGTGCAGGTAGGCACGCAGCGCAAAAGCACGCCCCACCTCATCGACGCGAAAAAGAACATCGTGGATGCGGGCCTGCTGGGCAAGGTATCGCACGTGGAAATGTGCTGCTATTATCACATGCGCGCCAACGGCAACCCGCCGGTACAGGCCGTGCCGGACTTCCTGGATTATGAAATGTGGACAGGGCCCGCTCCCCTGCGGCCTTACGACGGATTGCCGCACACCCGCTGGTGGCGCACGTTTTCCGAATACGGCAACGGCATCATGGGCGACATGTGCATCCACATGCTCGACACCGTGCGCTGGATGCTGCAGCTGGGCTGGCCTAAGCGCATCAGCTCCACCGGCGGCATTTATGTGCAGAAAGAAGGCAAATCCAATATAGCGGACACGCAAACCGCCATCTTCGAATACGACGGGCTCAACTGCGTGTGGCAGCACCGCACCTGGGGCACGCCCGTTGACCCGGATTATCCCTGGGCCTTCAAGATCTTCGGCGACAAAGGCACCCTCATGGCCAGCACCATGCGCTACGATTTTGTTCCGCAGGGCCAGGGAGAAAAGATCCATAAGGATGTGGTGTACGAAAAAGAAAAGTACCCCGAAGATGTGAACGAGCCCCGCATAGAGCTCAACGCCGCACCCGCCACGCGCCTGCATATGCTCGACTTCCTTGCGGCGATCGGCGCCAATGCCAGGCCTGTAGCAGATATTGAAGAAGGGCACATTTCAACCGCCAGCTGTATCATCGCCAACCTGTCGATGCAAACGGGCCGTCCGCTGGTCTACGATCCGGCACAGCGGATCATCGTGGGCGACCAGGAAGCGACTGCCTTGCTGAAGCGGCCCTACCGCCAGCCGTGGAAACATCCTTCGCTGACGCTTTGA
- a CDS encoding RagB/SusD family nutrient uptake outer membrane protein, translating into MKLIFKSALLAVTICGASACNKDWLKPEPLSFYVPDLTYTDPASMRAALVACARNARLEYYGDNPPILTEMLFSEVIVDGVTDKSGPPQDLNLLITPDGANENSADRARIYYYWSEGYKGIKYANTVIQRIDDATYASPAERNAILGSAYFHRALRYYRLTHQFGDVPAIMKEINEPQLEFYSTKRDVILEYIKKDLDSAKNWVSDNVSRGEVTKGAVLHLLTKVNLALGKFDEAIASSTALINSGPYALMKQPFGATKKNVIWDLHRPENKSLGENKEGVFMIIDRFGDGGYETGMRIMRQAVPYWGSNINTPSGVKGTNDNVNPEFVQSNLYGRGIGRCRPSNYSQYEIWTDPNDLRHAKGNWMTMEELLYNEPNLKKNNDPYYLKPLQLKNNSGGLLCTDTIRCWYGWPHYKIFVPDTENSPMQGGHTDWYMFRLAETYLLRAEAYYWKGEMGLAAADVNQVRQRAQCAPITAGDVNIGTILDERARELFFEEPRKTELTRIAYIFARTGKPAYNGKVYTLENFSDNNFFYDRVKEKNNFYREGIVTNHGDKYTMSPFHVLWPVPTRSIQANSYGVINQNKGYVGYEANRPPLDKIPE; encoded by the coding sequence ATGAAATTGATATTCAAATCTGCCCTGCTGGCAGTGACCATATGCGGAGCATCCGCCTGTAACAAGGACTGGCTGAAGCCCGAACCTTTATCTTTCTACGTACCCGATCTGACCTACACCGATCCCGCTTCCATGCGCGCCGCCCTTGTGGCATGCGCCCGCAACGCGCGGCTGGAGTACTACGGCGACAATCCGCCGATCCTCACCGAGATGCTTTTTTCCGAGGTGATCGTAGACGGCGTGACCGATAAATCAGGCCCGCCGCAGGATCTGAACCTGCTCATCACGCCCGACGGCGCGAACGAAAACAGCGCCGACCGCGCCCGTATCTATTATTACTGGAGCGAGGGCTACAAGGGCATCAAATACGCCAACACGGTGATACAGCGTATCGACGACGCAACGTACGCATCCCCTGCGGAACGCAATGCCATCCTCGGGTCCGCTTATTTCCACCGCGCGCTGCGCTACTACCGGCTCACGCACCAGTTCGGCGACGTACCGGCCATCATGAAAGAAATAAACGAACCGCAACTGGAATTCTACAGCACCAAACGCGACGTGATACTGGAATACATCAAAAAGGATCTCGATTCCGCCAAAAACTGGGTGTCCGACAACGTAAGCCGGGGCGAAGTGACCAAAGGCGCCGTGCTGCACCTGCTCACCAAGGTGAACCTGGCGCTGGGCAAATTCGACGAAGCCATCGCTTCCTCTACCGCACTGATCAACAGCGGCCCTTACGCCCTGATGAAACAGCCGTTCGGCGCCACCAAAAAGAACGTGATCTGGGATTTGCACCGGCCCGAGAACAAATCGCTCGGTGAAAATAAAGAAGGTGTGTTCATGATCATCGACCGGTTCGGCGACGGCGGTTATGAAACCGGGATGCGCATCATGCGCCAGGCCGTGCCGTACTGGGGCTCCAACATCAACACCCCTTCCGGTGTAAAAGGCACCAACGATAACGTGAACCCCGAGTTCGTGCAATCGAACCTCTACGGCCGCGGCATCGGGCGGTGCAGGCCCAGCAATTACAGCCAGTACGAAATCTGGACCGACCCCAACGACCTCCGGCATGCCAAAGGCAACTGGATGACCATGGAAGAGCTGCTGTACAATGAGCCGAACCTGAAAAAGAACAACGACCCTTATTATCTCAAGCCGCTCCAGCTGAAAAACAACAGCGGCGGCCTGTTGTGCACCGATACCATCCGCTGCTGGTACGGCTGGCCGCACTACAAGATCTTCGTGCCGGACACCGAAAACTCGCCCATGCAGGGCGGCCACACCGACTGGTATATGTTCCGCCTCGCCGAAACATACCTGCTCCGGGCCGAGGCGTATTACTGGAAAGGCGAGATGGGTCTTGCCGCGGCAGACGTCAACCAGGTGCGGCAGCGCGCACAATGCGCGCCCATCACCGCTGGCGATGTAAATATCGGCACCATTCTCGACGAGCGCGCACGGGAACTGTTTTTCGAAGAACCGCGTAAAACCGAGCTGACCCGCATCGCCTACATTTTCGCCCGCACCGGCAAACCGGCGTACAACGGCAAAGTGTACACGCTCGAGAACTTTTCGGACAACAACTTCTTTTACGACCGCGTGAAAGAAAAAAACAACTTCTACCGTGAAGGCATTGTGACCAATCACGGCGACAAATACACGATGAGCCCCTTCCACGTACTGTGGCCGGTGCCCACCAGATCGATACAGGCCAATTCGTACGGCGTCATCAACCAGAACAAAGGATATGTCGGTTATGAAGCCAACAGGCCCCCGCTGGATAAAATACCTGAATGA
- a CDS encoding RNA polymerase sigma factor, translating to MHESEFLQLIDRHQGIIYKICRLYRDSKEDREDLFQEIVYQLWKSLPGFSGQAAFTTWMYRVALTTAIAAYRKKQPRIVYPEVLPEQSAGPPDNLGPEVLMLALKRLNDGEKALIALYLEDLSYREIAEITGISENNVGVKLNRIKQKIAKLWIH from the coding sequence ATGCATGAATCGGAATTTTTACAGCTGATCGACCGGCACCAGGGTATCATCTACAAGATATGCCGCCTGTACCGCGATTCGAAGGAAGACCGGGAAGACCTGTTTCAGGAAATCGTTTACCAGCTGTGGAAGTCGCTGCCGGGTTTTTCCGGGCAGGCGGCGTTCACCACCTGGATGTACCGGGTGGCGCTCACCACGGCCATTGCGGCCTACCGCAAAAAACAGCCCCGCATTGTGTACCCGGAGGTACTGCCGGAACAAAGCGCGGGCCCGCCGGACAACCTGGGGCCCGAGGTGCTGATGCTGGCGCTGAAACGGCTGAACGACGGGGAAAAGGCGCTCATTGCCCTGTATCTCGAAGACCTCAGTTACCGTGAAATCGCGGAGATCACCGGCATCAGCGAAAACAACGTAGGTGTCAAACTCAATCGTATCAAACAAAAAATTGCCAAATTATGGATCCATTAA
- a CDS encoding putative sensor domain DACNV-containing protein, with protein sequence MEWTNASTYQAAQKVSGDIEAHFLRHLESAREQGEEELATAPGKLHIELMIDVAFWASLRREEGLPTRISMAFLHPSQAGKPLLFEYRIPLSPKALTKLAPGVERAGVHVGIWYDEEGLYIWGTTIKLPNFCFVLDVSEPGLLVVKHRRAAGLGKFTNVAVLRGDQVKVVDETIGVNMDCPGILTSLLGINASPLWNHPVNVLIQIAVSMRAHRRGGILLVVPAGGDGWKESIIHPMQYLVSPVFSGVADLIRKDSNIVSEIYWQNALRREVDNITGLTAVDGATIINNQHELLAFGAKITRSFNSTAVEEVLLTEPVIGGSPALLHPSRIGGTRHLSAAQFVHDQKDALALVASQDGYFTVFSWSKPRQLIIAHRIDILLI encoded by the coding sequence ATGGAGTGGACGAACGCATCTACCTATCAGGCAGCACAGAAAGTATCGGGCGACATCGAGGCGCATTTCCTGCGGCATCTCGAATCCGCCCGTGAACAGGGAGAAGAAGAACTGGCGACGGCCCCGGGAAAGCTGCACATCGAATTGATGATCGATGTGGCTTTCTGGGCGAGCCTGCGGCGTGAAGAAGGATTGCCCACGCGTATCTCCATGGCTTTTTTACATCCGTCGCAGGCGGGGAAACCGCTGCTGTTCGAATACCGCATCCCGCTGTCGCCCAAAGCGCTTACCAAACTGGCGCCCGGTGTGGAGCGGGCGGGCGTGCACGTGGGTATCTGGTACGATGAGGAAGGATTGTACATCTGGGGCACCACCATCAAACTGCCCAATTTCTGTTTTGTGCTGGACGTATCCGAACCGGGGCTGCTGGTAGTCAAACACCGCCGTGCGGCGGGGTTGGGAAAATTCACCAATGTGGCGGTGCTGCGGGGCGACCAGGTGAAGGTGGTGGACGAAACCATCGGTGTGAACATGGACTGCCCCGGCATCCTGACATCGCTGCTGGGCATCAATGCCTCTCCTTTATGGAATCATCCCGTGAATGTGCTGATACAGATCGCCGTGTCGATGCGCGCGCACCGGCGGGGCGGCATCCTGCTGGTAGTGCCGGCGGGCGGCGACGGATGGAAGGAATCCATCATCCACCCGATGCAGTACCTCGTTTCTCCGGTGTTTTCGGGAGTGGCCGATCTCATCCGCAAAGACAGCAATATCGTCAGCGAAATATACTGGCAGAACGCCCTTCGCCGCGAAGTCGACAACATCACCGGCCTCACCGCGGTAGACGGCGCCACCATCATCAACAACCAGCACGAACTGCTGGCTTTCGGCGCCAAAATCACCCGCTCGTTCAACTCCACCGCCGTGGAAGAAGTATTGCTGACGGAACCGGTGATCGGCGGCAGCCCTGCCCTGCTCCACCCTTCCCGCATCGGCGGCACCCGGCATTTGTCTGCCGCCCAGTTCGTACACGACCAGAAAGACGCGCTGGCGCTGGTAGCTTCACAGGACGGGTATTTCACCGTGTTCTCCTGGTCCAAGCCCCGGCAGCTGATCATTGCGCACCGGATCGATATCCTGCTGATTTAG
- a CDS encoding lectin-like domain-containing protein: protein MKKVLCAFICILLLSGTATAQVQQPYILNGAATQRTCNCYVLTQDVQNASGTVWNKNKIDLTQSFNYVFDVNLGCKDGSGADGIGFILQTKGTNLGATGQGLGFAGISPSLGILIDTYQNSSESDPPYDHLAIQMNGISDHSKPENLAGPVTVTASSENIEDCTWHLFRVKWDAVTQTLEVSVDGELRLSVTKDLVNDIFGGDPLVYWGFAGSTGGSSNVQQFCAALRPDYAFDGGQVLCDGTPVKFLDNSSSFGTITRRRWDLGDGTIFTGIQPPPHLYAAPGIYDVKLVIEDNSGCISDTLKSSVTIGSYPEADFSPDKLCLGEPLQMKDGSKLAVGTLETWKWNWGNGQTGSGQQPIAPYTTPGTYQVELEVVSKEGCGDKVSKPVNVFTTPVISATAKNVCIGEPVEFKGTNETPTVNMGQWYWTFEANDTLRNQNVSYTYTAGGKHTAKLHAVSSDGCVATAVPVTAAVVDLQLFAGRDTVIARNQPLQLNATATGEDLYYTWTPSTGLSDLHIPNPQAILQKDQQYHLVVTSPEGCRDEDDLAVKVYEGPEFYVPNAFTPNNDGVNDRFRVNAPGVPQLEFFRIWDRWGQEIFSARSLEQYWDGTLKGRPADAGTYVWMVQGVDYKGRRFSRKGTVTLIR, encoded by the coding sequence ATGAAAAAAGTTTTATGCGCGTTCATCTGCATCCTGCTCCTTTCCGGAACCGCGACCGCCCAGGTGCAGCAGCCATACATTCTGAATGGCGCTGCCACTCAGCGGACGTGTAACTGTTATGTGCTCACCCAGGACGTGCAGAACGCCAGCGGCACCGTCTGGAACAAAAACAAGATCGACCTCACCCAATCCTTTAATTATGTATTCGACGTCAACCTCGGTTGTAAAGACGGATCGGGGGCAGACGGCATCGGGTTCATCCTGCAAACCAAAGGCACCAATCTGGGTGCAACGGGGCAGGGGCTGGGCTTTGCCGGTATATCGCCATCGCTGGGCATCCTGATCGATACCTACCAGAACAGCAGCGAGAGTGATCCGCCCTATGACCATCTTGCCATTCAGATGAACGGCATTTCCGATCACAGCAAACCTGAAAACCTCGCCGGGCCCGTTACGGTTACCGCCAGCAGCGAGAATATCGAAGACTGCACCTGGCACCTCTTCCGCGTCAAATGGGACGCGGTCACCCAAACACTGGAAGTAAGCGTGGACGGGGAGTTACGGTTGTCCGTCACAAAAGATCTGGTGAACGACATCTTCGGCGGCGACCCGTTGGTATACTGGGGGTTTGCCGGTTCTACCGGCGGCTCGTCCAACGTGCAGCAGTTCTGTGCGGCATTGCGGCCCGACTATGCGTTCGACGGCGGGCAAGTGCTGTGCGACGGCACGCCGGTGAAGTTCCTCGACAATTCCAGTTCATTCGGCACCATCACCCGCCGCCGCTGGGACCTGGGCGACGGCACCATTTTTACCGGCATCCAGCCGCCGCCGCACCTGTATGCCGCGCCGGGGATATACGATGTAAAACTGGTGATAGAAGATAACAGCGGCTGTATTTCCGATACCCTCAAAAGCAGCGTCACCATCGGTTCCTACCCGGAGGCCGATTTCAGCCCGGACAAACTGTGCCTGGGCGAGCCGCTGCAAATGAAAGACGGCTCCAAACTGGCGGTGGGCACACTCGAAACCTGGAAATGGAACTGGGGCAACGGGCAAACCGGCAGCGGCCAGCAGCCCATAGCGCCGTATACAACGCCCGGTACCTACCAGGTAGAACTGGAAGTGGTGAGCAAGGAAGGTTGCGGCGATAAGGTGAGCAAACCCGTGAACGTCTTTACCACGCCGGTGATCAGCGCCACGGCGAAAAACGTGTGCATCGGCGAGCCAGTTGAATTCAAAGGAACGAACGAAACGCCGACAGTCAACATGGGGCAGTGGTATTGGACGTTCGAGGCCAATGATACCCTGCGCAATCAGAACGTGTCATATACTTATACCGCCGGCGGCAAACACACCGCGAAACTCCATGCAGTAAGCAGCGATGGCTGCGTGGCCACAGCAGTCCCGGTTACGGCCGCTGTGGTAGACCTGCAATTGTTTGCCGGCCGCGATACGGTGATCGCGCGCAATCAGCCGTTACAGCTGAACGCCACCGCCACCGGGGAAGACCTGTATTACACATGGACGCCTTCCACCGGCCTCAGCGACCTGCACATTCCCAATCCGCAGGCCATCCTGCAGAAAGACCAGCAGTACCACCTGGTGGTGACTTCACCGGAAGGCTGCCGCGATGAAGACGACCTGGCCGTTAAAGTGTACGAGGGCCCGGAGTTTTATGTGCCCAACGCCTTTACTCCCAATAACGACGGCGTGAACGACCGCTTCAGGGTGAACGCGCCGGGCGTGCCGCAACTGGAATTTTTCAGGATATGGGATCGCTGGGGTCAGGAAATATTCAGCGCCCGTTCGCTGGAACAGTATTGGGATGGCACGCTCAAAGGCCGGCCGGCGGATGCGGGCACCTATGTGTGGATGGTGCAGGGCGTGGATTACAAAGGCCGGCGCTTTTCCCGGAAGGGAACGGTAACGCTTATACGTTAA
- the gloA2 gene encoding SMU1112c/YaeR family gloxylase I-like metalloprotein encodes MLTLKKVHHIAIICSHYETSKRFYTEVLGFKIVREVYRQERDSYKLDLALQDNYIIELFSFPHPPPRPSRPEACGLRHLAFEVDDVEAAAAALRQKDVITEPVRIDEFTGRKFTFFSDPDGLPLELYER; translated from the coding sequence ATGCTTACGCTCAAAAAAGTGCATCATATCGCCATCATCTGCAGCCACTACGAAACCTCGAAACGGTTCTACACGGAAGTGCTGGGATTTAAGATCGTCAGGGAAGTATACCGGCAGGAACGGGATTCCTACAAGCTCGACCTGGCATTGCAGGATAATTACATCATAGAACTGTTCTCCTTTCCCCATCCGCCGCCGCGCCCCAGCCGCCCGGAAGCCTGTGGCCTGCGCCATCTTGCATTCGAGGTGGACGATGTGGAAGCGGCCGCGGCAGCGCTCCGGCAAAAGGATGTCATCACCGAACCGGTGCGCATCGACGAGTTTACCGGCAGGAAATTCACGTTCTTCAGCGACCCGGACGGGCTGCCGCTGGAGTTGTACGAAAGGTGA
- a CDS encoding SusC/RagA family TonB-linked outer membrane protein, with protein sequence MTTLIRNRLLLMYTACFTLIFMLLAGSAAQAQNRKVSGTVVDLGGKPVPGVTVVIEGTNKGTATGADGTFTLNDVAPGATLSFSFIGYQTQKVKAGSGPMTITIRENATELDQLVVVGYGTRKKSDVTGAVSQVQVSKLENENPASVQDALRGNISGLSVSTSNSAKGGGDLVVRGRSSIHANPSPLIVLDGVIYPGALSDINPNDIQTIDVLKDASSAAVYGAKSAKGVVLITTKKGSKSKPTITLNANTGISTLAMDQPLYDGPGFVRWRTDVMKSINASAQPYRFDDPRTLPSNITIDQWKAYDNSQGDPIDIWMTRLKIFPVEVRNYKAGKQTDWYSQMWQSGLRQDYTVSISGRKEDISYYISAGYVNNEGFIVGDKFKTFRTRINVEAKAAKWAVVGVNMQFADRDESQVPVDWGQMVNASPWGEKYKDDGVTLRDSPNDDVGNNTNPFLNNAYTNRLQKYNTLFGSLYLKGDLPAGFSYQVNFTPNFEFERYFNANSAKDFRYAARKGYAVRREMNTYNWQIDNLLRWNKTFGDHDFDVTLLMNAEKFQSWRNQMENEGFDPNDNLSWHNIGSGIKPVISSFDSISTGDALMARLNYGFRQKYLLTASIRRDGYSAFGQRNPRASFPAIGLGWVFTKESFVNLPWLNFGKLRASYGVNGNRDIGRYLALSDLSTGKYQYVMPNGTVVLVSQLYVNRMANPNLKWEKANSYNLGLDFSALRDRLSGSIEVYNKITKDLLILRTIPDVTGFTNVMDNLGEIQNKGVEITLNSVNVETKSGFQWRTGFNFTLNRNKINHLYGPVDIKDADGKVIGREERDDVANRLFIGHDMDEIWDMKILGIWQQSEAAEAAKFGVKPGDFKLQDTDGDGKFSDKDKIFQGYRSPRFRWTLRNDFSYRNFELSFMLYSAWGQKEIYNVAKNNSGFIDRQNSYITPYWTPENPINDHARLFSNNGSIAFNVYRKASFVRLSTVALAYTVPRKLLERFGIESFKLYGNVSNVAMYQPDWHFWDAEYAYTANNPPARNYSLGLNVTF encoded by the coding sequence ATGACTACTCTTATCAGGAACAGGCTGCTGTTGATGTATACGGCCTGTTTTACGCTGATCTTCATGCTCCTGGCGGGTTCCGCGGCACAGGCGCAGAACCGCAAAGTCAGCGGCACCGTCGTTGACCTGGGCGGCAAACCCGTACCCGGCGTAACGGTGGTGATCGAAGGCACCAACAAAGGCACCGCCACCGGCGCGGACGGAACGTTTACGCTCAACGATGTAGCGCCCGGGGCCACGTTATCTTTTTCTTTTATCGGTTACCAGACGCAGAAAGTCAAAGCCGGTTCGGGGCCGATGACCATCACCATCAGGGAGAACGCCACCGAGCTCGATCAACTGGTGGTAGTGGGTTACGGTACGCGGAAAAAAAGCGATGTGACCGGCGCCGTTTCGCAGGTGCAGGTGAGCAAACTTGAAAATGAAAATCCGGCCAGCGTGCAGGATGCGCTGCGCGGCAATATTTCCGGCCTCAGCGTGAGCACCAGCAATTCCGCCAAAGGCGGCGGCGACCTGGTGGTGCGCGGCCGTTCGTCCATTCACGCCAATCCTTCCCCGCTGATCGTGCTCGACGGGGTGATCTATCCCGGCGCGCTGAGCGACATTAACCCCAACGACATTCAGACCATCGACGTATTGAAAGACGCGAGCTCCGCCGCCGTATACGGCGCCAAATCGGCGAAAGGCGTGGTGCTCATCACCACTAAAAAAGGCAGCAAAAGCAAACCCACCATCACCCTGAACGCCAACACCGGCATTTCCACCCTCGCGATGGACCAGCCGCTGTACGACGGGCCCGGTTTCGTGCGCTGGCGCACCGATGTGATGAAAAGCATCAACGCCAGTGCGCAGCCTTACCGCTTCGACGACCCGCGCACGCTGCCGTCCAACATCACCATCGACCAGTGGAAGGCGTACGACAACTCACAGGGCGACCCGATCGACATCTGGATGACGCGCCTGAAAATATTCCCCGTGGAAGTGCGGAATTACAAAGCGGGCAAACAAACCGACTGGTACAGCCAGATGTGGCAGAGCGGCCTGCGGCAGGACTATACCGTGAGCATCTCCGGCCGGAAGGAAGACATCTCCTACTACATCAGCGCCGGCTATGTCAACAACGAAGGATTTATAGTAGGCGATAAATTCAAGACATTCCGGACCCGCATCAACGTGGAGGCCAAGGCCGCCAAATGGGCCGTGGTAGGCGTCAACATGCAGTTTGCGGACAGGGATGAAAGCCAGGTGCCGGTGGACTGGGGCCAGATGGTGAACGCCTCGCCCTGGGGAGAAAAATACAAAGACGACGGCGTGACGCTGCGCGACAGCCCGAACGACGACGTGGGCAACAACACCAACCCTTTTCTCAACAACGCCTACACCAACCGCCTCCAGAAATACAATACCCTCTTCGGCTCACTGTACCTGAAAGGCGACCTGCCGGCGGGTTTCTCTTACCAGGTGAACTTTACGCCCAACTTCGAGTTCGAGCGTTATTTCAACGCCAACTCCGCGAAAGACTTCCGGTATGCGGCCCGCAAGGGGTATGCCGTGAGAAGGGAGATGAACACCTACAACTGGCAGATCGATAACCTGCTGCGCTGGAACAAAACCTTCGGCGATCACGACTTCGATGTAACACTGCTGATGAATGCGGAGAAGTTCCAGTCGTGGCGCAACCAGATGGAAAACGAAGGTTTCGACCCGAACGATAACCTGAGCTGGCACAACATCGGCTCCGGCATCAAACCCGTGATCTCCAGCTTCGACTCCATCAGCACCGGCGACGCGCTGATGGCCCGTTTGAACTATGGTTTCCGGCAGAAATACCTGCTCACCGCCTCCATCCGCCGCGACGGCTACTCCGCGTTCGGGCAGCGCAACCCGCGCGCCAGCTTTCCGGCCATCGGCCTCGGCTGGGTGTTTACCAAAGAAAGTTTCGTGAACCTGCCCTGGCTCAACTTCGGTAAGCTGCGCGCTTCTTACGGCGTGAACGGCAACCGCGACATCGGCCGATACCTGGCCCTCTCCGACCTCAGCACGGGCAAGTACCAGTACGTAATGCCCAACGGCACCGTGGTGCTGGTATCGCAACTGTACGTAAACAGGATGGCCAACCCCAACCTCAAATGGGAAAAAGCCAATTCCTACAACCTCGGCCTCGACTTCTCGGCGCTGCGCGACCGTTTGAGCGGCTCCATCGAGGTGTATAACAAAATCACCAAAGACCTCCTGATCCTCCGCACCATCCCCGATGTGACCGGTTTCACGAACGTGATGGACAACCTCGGCGAGATACAGAACAAGGGCGTCGAGATCACCCTCAACAGCGTGAACGTGGAAACCAAAAGCGGCTTCCAGTGGCGCACCGGCTTCAACTTCACCCTCAACCGCAACAAGATCAACCACCTGTACGGCCCTGTAGACATCAAGGATGCCGACGGCAAGGTGATCGGCCGCGAGGAGCGCGACGATGTGGCTAACCGCCTCTTTATCGGGCACGATATGGATGAGATCTGGGACATGAAGATCCTCGGCATCTGGCAGCAGAGCGAAGCCGCCGAAGCCGCCAAATTCGGCGTGAAGCCGGGCGACTTCAAACTCCAGGATACCGATGGCGACGGCAAGTTTTCGGATAAAGACAAGATATTCCAGGGCTACCGTTCTCCCCGCTTCCGCTGGACGCTGCGCAACGACTTCTCGTACCGCAACTTCGAGCTCTCGTTCATGCTCTACTCCGCCTGGGGACAGAAAGAGATTTACAACGTCGCCAAAAACAACTCCGGTTTCATCGACCGTCAGAACTCTTACATCACGCCTTACTGGACGCCCGAGAACCCGATCAACGACCATGCCCGGCTGTTTTCCAACAACGGCAGCATTGCCTTCAACGTGTACCGCAAAGCTTCGTTCGTGCGCCTGAGCACCGTGGCGCTGGCTTACACCGTGCCGCGGAAACTGCTCGAACGCTTCGGCATCGAGTCGTTCAAACTGTACGGCAACGTGAGCAATGTGGCCATGTACCAGCCCGACTGGCATTTCTGGGACGCCGAGTACGCCTACACGGCCAATAACCCGCCGGCGCGGAATTATTCCCTGGGCTTAAATGTTACGTTCTAA